A part of Roseitalea porphyridii genomic DNA contains:
- a CDS encoding c-type cytochrome, with product MKSLKTFVIAAGAVLVSTSAYAIDGDPEAGEQVFRTCATCHNVEAEQNKVGPHLVNVFGRTPGTVEGFRYSRAMTQFGEEGNVWDEETLSAYLADPRGYVRGNRMAFVGLKSEEEIQNVLAYLAQFSEMPDAEGGEEAAEGEEASADE from the coding sequence GTGAAATCGCTCAAGACATTTGTTATCGCGGCGGGCGCCGTGCTCGTATCCACGTCCGCCTATGCAATTGACGGCGATCCGGAAGCCGGCGAACAGGTGTTCCGCACCTGCGCGACCTGCCACAATGTCGAAGCCGAACAGAACAAGGTCGGGCCCCACCTTGTCAACGTCTTCGGACGCACGCCCGGCACCGTGGAAGGGTTCCGCTATTCGCGCGCCATGACCCAGTTCGGCGAAGAGGGCAACGTCTGGGACGAGGAAACGCTGTCGGCCTATCTCGCCGATCCGCGTGGCTATGTGCGCGGCAACCGGATGGCCTTCGTCGGCCTGAAGAGCGAAGAGGAAATCCAGAACGTGCTGGCCTATCTGGCGCAGTTCTCGGAGATGCCTGACGCCGAAGGTGGCGAGGAAGCCGCCGAGGGCGAGGAAGCAAGCGCCGACGAGTGA
- the crtI gene encoding phytoene desaturase family protein produces the protein MMTIHQPPPTPAVTGSDTRPHAIVIGAGFGGLAAAVRLTARGYRVTVIDKLDRIGGRAYVHEQDGFRFDAGPTIITAPFIFEALWELHGERMDDHVTLKPLEPYYTLRWDDGRTFRCWSDADRMREEIAAFDAGDIAGYEDFLVESEKCFRTGFLRMIDEPFHSFGRMLAQMPHLIARRADRSVHALVSKYVRNENVRQSLSFHPLFIGGNPMRTSGVMSLISFLERKYGVHYAMGGTGALARGIADLAERHGTTYRLDTEVDEIVVRDGAARGVRLKGGETIEADCVVSNAEAGWTYTHLLRNHARKRWTDRKVARMKYSMSLIVWYFGTNRRYEDIGHHTIMMGPRYKGLITDIFDRKVLADDFSLYLYRPTASDPSLAPEGCDAFYVLAPVPNLDGDTDWTTMAEPYRQRIQDYLEGSVMPGLSDAIVTSKLTTPLDFRDRLLSTKGAAFGMEPTIFQLAWFRPHNISEEIADLYLVGAGTHPGAGLPGVVSSAAILDKLVPHAAQRA, from the coding sequence ATGATGACCATTCACCAGCCGCCGCCGACGCCCGCCGTGACCGGGTCCGACACCAGACCGCATGCGATCGTCATCGGCGCCGGGTTCGGCGGCCTCGCCGCCGCCGTGCGGCTGACCGCGCGCGGCTACCGTGTCACGGTGATCGACAAGCTCGACCGGATCGGCGGTCGGGCCTACGTGCACGAGCAGGACGGTTTCCGCTTCGATGCCGGCCCGACCATCATCACCGCGCCCTTCATCTTCGAGGCGCTGTGGGAGCTGCATGGCGAGCGCATGGACGACCATGTCACGCTCAAGCCGCTCGAACCCTATTACACGCTGCGCTGGGACGACGGCCGCACCTTCCGCTGCTGGTCCGACGCCGACAGGATGCGCGAGGAGATCGCTGCCTTCGACGCCGGCGACATCGCCGGCTACGAGGATTTCCTGGTCGAGAGCGAAAAGTGCTTCAGGACCGGCTTCCTGCGCATGATCGACGAGCCGTTCCACTCGTTCGGCCGCATGCTCGCCCAGATGCCGCACCTGATCGCCCGCCGCGCCGACCGTTCGGTTCACGCGCTGGTCTCCAAATATGTGCGCAACGAGAACGTCCGCCAGTCGTTGAGCTTCCACCCGCTGTTCATCGGCGGCAACCCGATGCGGACCTCCGGCGTGATGAGCCTGATCTCCTTCCTCGAGCGCAAATACGGCGTCCACTATGCGATGGGCGGCACCGGCGCTCTGGCCAGAGGCATCGCCGATCTCGCCGAACGGCACGGCACAACCTACCGGCTCGACACCGAGGTCGACGAGATCGTCGTCCGGGACGGCGCCGCAAGGGGCGTGCGCCTCAAGGGAGGCGAGACGATCGAGGCCGATTGCGTCGTCTCGAACGCCGAGGCCGGCTGGACCTACACCCACCTTCTGCGCAACCACGCCCGCAAGCGCTGGACCGATCGCAAGGTCGCGCGCATGAAATACTCGATGAGCCTGATCGTCTGGTACTTCGGCACCAACCGGCGCTACGAGGACATCGGCCACCACACGATCATGATGGGCCCGCGCTACAAGGGCCTGATCACCGACATCTTCGACAGGAAGGTGCTGGCCGACGATTTCTCACTCTATCTCTACCGGCCGACCGCGTCCGATCCATCCCTTGCGCCCGAGGGGTGCGACGCGTTCTACGTGCTCGCGCCGGTGCCCAATCTGGACGGCGACACCGACTGGACGACGATGGCCGAACCCTACCGCCAACGCATCCAGGACTATCTGGAAGGATCGGTCATGCCCGGCCTTTCGGACGCCATCGTCACCTCCAAGCTGACAACGCCGCTCGATTTCCGCGACAGGCTGCTGTCGACCAAGGGCGCCGCGTTCGGCATGGAACCGACGATCTTCCAGCTCGCCTGGTTCCGCCCGCACAACATCTCCGAGGAGATCGCCGACCTCTATCTGGTCGGCGCGGGCACCCATCCCGGCGCCGGCCTGCCCGGCGTCGTCTCCTCGGCCGCCATTCTCGACAAGCTGGTGCCCCATGCCGCACAACGCGCGTAA
- the bchI gene encoding magnesium chelatase ATPase subunit I encodes MSAPFPFAAIVGQEEMKQALLMAATDPLLGGVLVFGDRGTGKSTAVRALAALLPKVERRDGCPYNCEPAQPADICPVCNADKPPRARAGPAPVVDLPLGATEDRVCGALDLERALVSGEKAFEPGLLARANRGFLYIDEVNLLEDHLVDLLLDVAASGVNLVEREGLSVRHPARFVLIGSGNPEEGELRPQLLDRFGLSVDVASPDNLKDRIEVVRRREAYERDREGFVKAWSRKDAAVRRRIDKARALLADVETPDAVLELASNICLKLGVDGLRGELTLMRAARARAALEGRGETTKADLIAIAPMALRHRLRRDPLDEAGSAARVERAVGEAANGAAGHA; translated from the coding sequence ATGTCCGCACCGTTTCCTTTTGCCGCGATCGTCGGCCAGGAGGAAATGAAGCAGGCGCTGCTGATGGCGGCGACCGATCCGCTGCTCGGAGGCGTGCTCGTCTTCGGCGATCGCGGCACCGGCAAGTCGACCGCCGTGCGCGCGCTCGCCGCGCTTCTGCCGAAGGTCGAGCGTCGCGACGGCTGTCCCTACAATTGCGAGCCGGCGCAACCGGCCGACATCTGCCCGGTCTGCAACGCCGACAAGCCGCCAAGGGCCAGGGCCGGGCCCGCTCCGGTGGTCGACCTGCCGCTCGGCGCGACCGAGGACCGGGTCTGCGGCGCGCTCGATCTCGAGCGCGCGCTGGTCTCCGGCGAAAAGGCGTTCGAGCCGGGCCTGCTCGCCCGCGCCAACCGCGGCTTTCTGTACATCGACGAGGTGAACCTGCTCGAGGATCATCTGGTCGACCTGCTGCTCGACGTCGCCGCCTCCGGCGTCAATCTGGTCGAGCGTGAAGGGCTTTCGGTGCGGCACCCGGCGCGCTTTGTCCTGATCGGGTCGGGCAATCCGGAAGAGGGCGAACTGCGCCCGCAGCTTCTCGACCGGTTCGGCCTGTCGGTCGATGTCGCCTCGCCCGACAATCTCAAGGACCGCATCGAGGTCGTCCGCCGCCGCGAGGCCTACGAGCGCGACCGCGAGGGTTTCGTCAAGGCATGGAGCCGCAAGGACGCCGCCGTGCGCCGCCGGATCGACAAGGCCCGCGCCCTGCTGGCCGATGTGGAGACGCCGGACGCGGTGCTCGAACTGGCCTCGAACATCTGCCTGAAGCTGGGCGTCGACGGCCTGCGCGGCGAACTGACTCTGATGCGCGCGGCTCGCGCCCGCGCCGCGCTCGAAGGGCGGGGCGAGACCACAAAGGCCGACCTGATCGCGATCGCGCCGATGGCGCTGCGCCACAGGCTGCGCCGCGACCCGCTTGATGAGGCCGGTTCGGCCGCCCGCGTCGAACGCGCCGTCGGCGAAGCGGCCAACGGCGCCGCCGGCCATGCTTGA
- a CDS encoding magnesium chelatase subunit D yields the protein MLEGGARAPEPDVPSPVAADRPAAEAGHDPAWSDALVAARLFACAPEALGGIHVIARAGPVRDRWLSRLQTLLPDAMPRRRITPNVPAGRLTGGIDVAATLAAGRPVHEAGLLETVAGGCLTVAMAERFPPDLAGIVARALDEGGRFGVVALDEGEDDEDHAVPGAITDRLGLRVRLDGIPIRHAVTGDDRWTAPDAEAAATVVVPDALAETIVAVAAMLRGHSMRAPAQAMVATRLLAALDGRAEADEHDVATALRLTCGAMLQAPPEDRGEQDRQDEGEPDPAPSEGPDRPDSEAETDREDDQPAFDPEMLQEMLIAAAKGTRLDLAALNETAITRTRAQAAAGKAGAVRKGARRGRPAGLVARPPYPDARPNVVATLRTAAPWQPIRRKARGLPPWSRGEPLEIRPDDFRYVRYAHNTESTAIFAVDASGSTALERLGEAKGCVELLLAECYVRRDQVALVAFRGEGAEVLLEPTRSLVRAKRSLTALPGGGPTPLAAGLKQAVELAERARRRGQSPLIVVLTDGKGNVALDGTQDRAAARSDAEDVARQARIVGARSVIIDIARRPRAAASTLAEAMGADYVTLPRADARAMSDVVTSYLKEG from the coding sequence ATGCTTGAAGGCGGCGCGCGCGCGCCCGAACCGGACGTCCCCTCGCCCGTGGCCGCCGACCGGCCGGCAGCGGAGGCCGGCCACGATCCCGCCTGGTCCGACGCGCTTGTCGCCGCGCGACTTTTTGCCTGCGCCCCTGAAGCGCTCGGCGGCATCCATGTCATCGCCCGCGCCGGCCCGGTTCGCGATCGCTGGCTTTCGCGTCTTCAGACCCTGCTGCCCGACGCGATGCCGCGCCGCCGGATCACGCCGAACGTGCCGGCCGGACGCCTGACCGGCGGCATCGACGTCGCCGCAACGCTCGCCGCGGGCCGTCCGGTTCACGAGGCGGGCCTGCTGGAGACCGTCGCCGGCGGCTGCCTGACCGTCGCCATGGCCGAGCGCTTTCCGCCCGATCTGGCCGGCATCGTCGCGCGCGCGCTCGACGAGGGCGGCCGGTTCGGCGTCGTCGCGCTCGACGAGGGCGAGGACGACGAGGACCACGCGGTGCCCGGCGCGATCACCGACCGGCTCGGACTGCGCGTGCGGCTCGACGGCATCCCGATCCGCCATGCCGTCACCGGCGACGACCGCTGGACAGCGCCCGATGCCGAGGCCGCCGCGACGGTCGTGGTGCCCGACGCGCTGGCCGAGACCATCGTCGCCGTCGCCGCCATGCTGCGCGGCCACTCGATGCGCGCCCCGGCCCAGGCGATGGTCGCGACGCGTCTGCTCGCCGCACTGGACGGCCGCGCCGAGGCCGACGAGCATGACGTCGCCACCGCCCTGCGGCTGACCTGCGGCGCGATGCTTCAGGCGCCGCCCGAAGACCGGGGCGAACAGGACCGGCAGGACGAAGGCGAACCTGACCCCGCGCCTTCCGAAGGGCCGGACCGACCCGATAGCGAGGCCGAGACGGACCGCGAGGACGACCAGCCGGCCTTCGACCCGGAGATGCTGCAGGAGATGCTGATCGCCGCCGCCAAGGGAACCCGGCTCGATCTGGCGGCGCTGAACGAAACCGCGATCACCCGCACGCGCGCCCAGGCCGCCGCCGGCAAGGCCGGCGCCGTGCGCAAGGGCGCCCGGCGCGGCCGCCCCGCCGGGCTCGTCGCAAGGCCGCCCTACCCCGACGCGCGGCCCAATGTCGTCGCCACCCTGCGCACCGCCGCGCCCTGGCAGCCGATCCGGCGCAAGGCGCGCGGCCTGCCGCCTTGGTCGCGCGGCGAGCCGCTCGAGATCCGGCCCGACGATTTCCGCTATGTGCGCTACGCCCACAACACCGAATCCACCGCCATCTTCGCCGTCGACGCATCCGGCTCGACCGCGCTCGAACGGCTCGGCGAGGCCAAGGGCTGCGTCGAACTGCTGCTCGCCGAATGCTATGTGCGGCGCGACCAGGTGGCGCTGGTCGCCTTTCGCGGCGAAGGGGCCGAAGTGCTGCTCGAACCGACCCGTTCGCTGGTCAGGGCCAAGCGCTCGCTGACCGCCCTGCCCGGCGGCGGGCCGACCCCGCTGGCCGCCGGCCTGAAGCAGGCGGTCGAGTTGGCCGAACGCGCGAGGCGCCGGGGCCAGTCGCCGCTGATCGTCGTCCTGACCGACGGCAAAGGCAATGTCGCGCTCGACGGAACCCAGGACCGTGCCGCCGCCCGCAGCGACGCCGAGGACGTCGCCCGGCAGGCACGCATCGTCGGCGCCCGCTCTGTGATCATCGACATCGCCCGGCGGCCGCGTGCGGCCGCAAGCACGCTCGCCGAGGCGATGGGGGCCGACTACGTCACGCTGCCGCGCGCCGATGCGCGCGCCATGTCCGATGTCGTCACCAGCTACCTGAAGGAAGGCTGA
- a CDS encoding cobalamin-dependent protein (Presence of a B(12) (cobalamin)-binding domain implies dependence on cobalamin itself, in one of its several forms, or in some unusual lineages, dependence on a cobalamin-like analog.) codes for MLEKAIKRHVVAQVRDGGGNGVDRSDQVPGMEPDMLLDALLVSDQAFLDTVVPSLIDNAVSLHTFYRVIVRPVAARLGDLWCEDEINFVKVEIISMRLRLMCNQLVARRMAGRTPWLEDERRRVLLAHTGGDRHTLGFSMAEAFFQDAGWHVAGGSDLEPGAEYYEALRHGHFSLVALAFSRDDACDPTELAVRTRMASSNQHLKICYGGVAVSANPDRYRVAGADIVAVDAPDALRQAEIMLLGGRGGSRDARGPMEPLASVSDHEPLDGHE; via the coding sequence TTGCTCGAGAAGGCCATCAAGCGGCATGTCGTCGCCCAGGTGCGCGACGGCGGCGGCAACGGCGTCGACCGGTCCGATCAGGTTCCCGGCATGGAACCGGACATGCTGCTCGACGCGCTGCTCGTCTCCGACCAGGCCTTTCTCGATACAGTCGTCCCTTCGCTGATCGACAACGCGGTGAGCCTGCATACCTTCTATCGCGTCATCGTACGGCCCGTGGCGGCGCGACTTGGCGATCTGTGGTGCGAGGACGAGATCAATTTCGTCAAGGTCGAGATCATCTCGATGCGGCTGCGGCTGATGTGCAACCAGCTCGTCGCCCGGCGCATGGCCGGTCGCACCCCGTGGCTCGAGGACGAGCGGCGGCGGGTGCTGCTTGCCCATACCGGCGGCGACCGGCACACGCTGGGCTTTTCGATGGCCGAGGCGTTCTTTCAGGATGCGGGCTGGCACGTCGCCGGCGGTTCCGATCTCGAGCCCGGCGCGGAATATTACGAGGCCCTGCGCCACGGCCATTTCTCGCTGGTCGCGCTCGCTTTCTCACGCGACGATGCCTGCGACCCGACCGAACTTGCCGTGCGCACCCGCATGGCCTCGTCCAATCAGCATCTGAAGATCTGCTATGGCGGCGTGGCGGTCAGCGCCAATCCCGACCGCTACCGCGTGGCCGGCGCCGATATCGTGGCCGTCGACGCCCCGGATGCGCTGCGGCAGGCCGAAATCATGCTTCTGGGTGGCCGCGGCGGAAGCCGCGATGCGCGCGGGCCGATGGAACCGCTCGCCTCTGTCTCGGACCACGAGCCGCTCGACGGGCACGAGTGA
- the bchO gene encoding alpha/beta fold hydrolase BchO produces MAAPQDASPPADWQAVRARWPNSDASRFIRLGPLIWHVQHMGRAGAPCCLLVHGTGASTHSFRDLMPLLATRFDVLAADLPGHGFTTGAKGRLLSLPGMADALGDLCAALDFRPDLAAGHSAGAAILIEMALRGLIAPATLVGINSALEPIEGNAIFSPLAKALFVNPFTAHTVAWQAKYTHLPQRLLANTGSGIDQAGVDQYETLMRMPSHVAGALGMMANWDLKPLQARLAGLKTPTVLIANEDDRMVPARVSRQAARKTNSARILSLPEGGHLAHEADPRQFADIMCEIATEAGLLPAPQAAQ; encoded by the coding sequence ATGGCCGCCCCTCAGGACGCTTCGCCCCCGGCCGACTGGCAGGCCGTCAGGGCGCGCTGGCCGAATTCCGACGCGAGCCGCTTCATCCGCCTCGGCCCGCTCATCTGGCACGTTCAACACATGGGCAGGGCCGGCGCGCCGTGCTGCCTGCTGGTGCACGGCACCGGCGCCTCCACCCATTCCTTTCGCGACCTGATGCCGCTGCTGGCGACGCGCTTCGACGTGCTTGCCGCCGACCTGCCCGGTCACGGCTTCACGACCGGCGCCAAGGGCCGGCTGTTGAGCCTTCCGGGCATGGCCGACGCGCTCGGCGATCTTTGCGCTGCGCTCGACTTCCGCCCCGATCTGGCCGCCGGCCATTCCGCCGGCGCCGCGATCCTGATCGAGATGGCGCTGCGCGGCCTGATCGCGCCGGCGACGCTCGTCGGCATCAACAGCGCGCTCGAGCCGATCGAGGGAAACGCGATCTTCTCGCCGCTCGCCAAGGCGCTGTTCGTCAACCCGTTCACGGCCCACACCGTCGCCTGGCAGGCGAAGTACACGCACCTGCCGCAGCGGCTGCTGGCCAACACCGGCTCGGGCATCGACCAGGCCGGCGTCGACCAATACGAAACGCTGATGCGCATGCCCTCCCACGTCGCCGGCGCGCTCGGCATGATGGCCAACTGGGATCTCAAGCCGCTGCAGGCGCGCCTTGCCGGACTGAAGACGCCGACCGTGCTGATCGCCAACGAGGACGACCGCATGGTGCCGGCCCGCGTCTCCCGGCAGGCGGCCCGCAAGACAAACTCGGCCCGCATCTTGTCCCTGCCGGAGGGCGGCCATCTGGCGCACGAGGCGGATCCGCGCCAATTTGCTGATATCATGTGCGAAATCGCGACAGAAGCCGGCCTGCTGCCGGCCCCGCAGGCGGCTCAATGA